In one Alphaproteobacteria bacterium SS10 genomic region, the following are encoded:
- a CDS encoding indolepyruvate ferredoxin oxidoreductase family protein, which produces MASDIATADVTLRDVKLDDKYTLEDGRAYMTGTQALVRLPMLQRARDAAAGLNTAGFISGYRGSPLGALDQQLWQAAKFLDQNHIKFQPGVNEDLAATSVWGSQQVGLFPGAKYDGVFGMWYGKGPGVDRSGDVLKHANAAGTAKHGGVLALAGDDHACKSSTFPHQSEQALIAAMIPVLNPANVQEFIDLGLLGIAMSRYAGIWVGFKTLADTVDSSASVMIHPANLEIALPTDFELPPGGLNIRWPDPPPDQEKRLVDLKLPAVQAFARFNPVDRTIFRSDKPRIGIISTGKTVTEIGQTLTDLGISDEQAKAMGLSLYKVGMVWPLETEGLKRFAEGHEELLVIEEKRSIIETQVKDALYHLPADSRPRVIGKTDETGRPFIKSTYEFAQIELATAIMDRLGDLAPLNARERMARMKSQEDLRTVPAKTERIPYFCSGCPHNTSTNVPEGSRAMAGIGCHYMSVWMDRRTETFTQMGGEGTPWIGQAPFTETDHVFANLGDGTFYHSGSLAIRAAVAAKVNITYKLLYNDAVAMTGGQPVDTRDQGIAVPQVLKMLVAEGVDRIEVMTEELERYNGVALPGFTGLHHRDDLDKVQRELRQTEGVSILLYDQTCATEKRRRRKRGLMHDPNERIIINELVCEGCGDCGEKSNCLSVVPVETEFGRKRKIDQSTCNKDFSCVNGFCPSFVTVKGGQLRKPNSGITKDSGPELVIDLPEPKLPSLDKNYAILVTGVGGTGIVTVGALLGMAAHLEGRGISVLDQAGLAQKGGPVISHLRFGKTPEAVQGSRIPSAGADLILGCDLLVAAGGEAMAKIDPGRTHAVINGHRTITGQFTKNPDLQIPGEAMLEDIASQVGDGKLFSIDATEMATRMMGNSIATNLFMLGIAYQRGLIPVSANAIMTAIELNGVAVKMNADAFLWGRRTAEDPEAVQRVMERRRAMAREQLGVTANKPKHRQLSQSLDELIDRRVDDLTIYQNRAYADRYLKLVKSVRAAEAKLGMDTTDLAAAVARYGYKLMAYKDEYEVARLYSDGRFLAQLNERFEGDFALNFHLAPPMIAPRDERTGEMKKVSFGPWMLRAFGLLKHFKGLRGTRFDPFGKTEERKMERQLIADYEQLMEGLVDRLTPQNHHLAVDIASIPEMIRGYGHVKERHLAKAKAREGELLAGFTDPTPQPVAAE; this is translated from the coding sequence ATGGCCTCAGACATCGCCACGGCTGACGTAACGCTTCGCGACGTTAAGCTCGACGACAAATACACCCTGGAAGATGGCCGGGCCTACATGACCGGCACCCAAGCATTGGTGCGCTTGCCCATGCTGCAGCGGGCACGGGATGCCGCCGCCGGGTTGAACACGGCTGGCTTTATCTCCGGCTATCGCGGTTCCCCCTTGGGGGCGTTGGACCAACAGCTTTGGCAAGCCGCCAAGTTCCTGGATCAAAATCACATCAAGTTCCAACCAGGCGTGAACGAAGACCTGGCCGCCACCAGTGTTTGGGGCAGCCAACAGGTCGGCCTGTTCCCCGGTGCCAAATATGATGGCGTCTTTGGCATGTGGTACGGCAAAGGCCCGGGCGTTGATCGCTCCGGTGATGTGCTCAAACACGCTAATGCCGCTGGCACGGCGAAGCATGGCGGTGTCCTGGCGCTCGCCGGTGATGACCATGCCTGCAAATCCTCAACCTTCCCGCATCAGTCTGAGCAGGCGCTAATCGCCGCCATGATCCCGGTGCTGAACCCCGCCAATGTGCAGGAGTTCATCGACCTGGGCCTCCTCGGCATCGCGATGAGCCGCTACGCCGGTATCTGGGTTGGTTTCAAAACCCTGGCCGATACGGTTGATAGCTCCGCCTCGGTAATGATCCACCCGGCCAATCTAGAAATCGCCCTGCCAACCGATTTTGAGCTACCGCCCGGTGGCCTCAACATCCGCTGGCCGGACCCGCCACCAGACCAAGAGAAGCGCCTAGTTGATCTGAAACTGCCCGCGGTTCAGGCCTTCGCTCGGTTCAATCCGGTTGACCGCACCATCTTCCGCAGCGACAAGCCACGCATCGGCATCATCTCCACCGGTAAAACGGTGACTGAGATTGGCCAGACACTCACCGATCTTGGCATCTCAGATGAACAGGCCAAGGCCATGGGCCTGTCGCTTTATAAGGTCGGCATGGTCTGGCCCTTGGAGACGGAGGGCCTCAAGCGCTTCGCCGAGGGGCATGAAGAACTGCTGGTGATTGAGGAGAAACGCTCAATCATCGAGACCCAGGTGAAGGACGCGCTCTACCACCTGCCGGCGGATAGCCGCCCACGGGTGATTGGCAAGACTGATGAAACAGGTCGGCCCTTTATCAAATCCACTTATGAATTCGCGCAGATCGAACTGGCGACCGCGATCATGGATCGCCTTGGTGACCTTGCCCCATTAAATGCGCGCGAGCGCATGGCACGGATGAAGAGCCAAGAGGATTTGCGGACGGTTCCAGCAAAGACGGAACGGATCCCCTATTTCTGCTCAGGTTGCCCGCATAACACCTCGACCAATGTGCCAGAGGGCAGCCGTGCCATGGCCGGCATTGGCTGTCACTACATGTCGGTTTGGATGGATCGGCGCACCGAGACCTTCACCCAGATGGGTGGTGAGGGCACGCCATGGATCGGCCAGGCGCCGTTTACCGAAACCGACCATGTCTTTGCCAATCTAGGCGATGGCACCTTCTATCACTCTGGCTCGCTCGCCATCCGGGCCGCCGTCGCGGCCAAGGTGAACATCACCTATAAGCTGCTCTACAACGATGCTGTCGCCATGACCGGCGGCCAGCCTGTGGACACCCGTGACCAGGGCATTGCCGTGCCGCAGGTCCTGAAGATGCTGGTTGCCGAGGGCGTGGACCGGATTGAGGTCATGACCGAGGAGTTGGAGCGCTATAACGGCGTCGCCCTGCCCGGCTTCACCGGCCTGCACCACCGCGATGATCTGGACAAGGTCCAGCGCGAGCTGCGCCAGACAGAGGGCGTTTCCATCCTGCTCTATGACCAGACCTGCGCGACTGAAAAGCGCCGCCGTCGGAAGCGTGGCCTGATGCACGACCCGAATGAGCGGATCATCATCAATGAGTTGGTCTGTGAGGGCTGTGGCGATTGCGGTGAGAAATCGAATTGCCTGTCTGTCGTGCCGGTGGAAACCGAGTTCGGCAGGAAGCGGAAGATCGACCAATCGACCTGCAATAAGGACTTCTCTTGTGTGAACGGCTTCTGCCCAAGCTTTGTCACCGTGAAGGGTGGCCAGCTGCGCAAGCCGAATAGCGGCATTACCAAGGATAGCGGCCCAGAGCTGGTCATCGACCTGCCTGAGCCAAAGCTGCCCAGCCTGGATAAGAATTATGCAATCCTGGTCACCGGTGTTGGTGGCACGGGCATTGTGACCGTTGGTGCCCTTCTCGGCATGGCGGCGCATCTTGAGGGGCGCGGCATCTCCGTTCTCGACCAGGCTGGCCTGGCGCAGAAGGGGGGGCCGGTGATTAGCCACCTCCGTTTTGGCAAGACGCCTGAGGCGGTTCAGGGCTCCCGCATTCCTAGCGCTGGCGCCGATCTGATCCTCGGCTGCGATCTGCTGGTTGCGGCGGGTGGTGAGGCCATGGCCAAGATTGATCCAGGCCGCACCCATGCGGTGATCAATGGCCACCGCACCATCACCGGCCAATTCACCAAGAACCCGGATCTGCAAATCCCTGGTGAAGCAATGCTTGAAGACATTGCGAGCCAGGTTGGTGACGGCAAACTGTTCTCAATCGACGCGACTGAGATGGCGACCCGGATGATGGGCAACTCTATCGCCACCAACCTGTTTATGCTGGGTATTGCCTATCAACGCGGCCTGATCCCGGTATCCGCCAACGCGATCATGACCGCGATTGAGCTGAACGGCGTTGCGGTGAAGATGAATGCTGATGCCTTCCTATGGGGCCGACGGACCGCAGAGGACCCAGAGGCCGTGCAGCGGGTCATGGAGCGTCGCCGCGCCATGGCGCGTGAGCAGCTGGGCGTTACCGCCAACAAGCCGAAGCACCGCCAACTGTCCCAGTCATTGGATGAGTTGATCGACCGCCGGGTTGATGACCTGACCATCTATCAAAACCGTGCCTATGCCGACCGCTATCTGAAGCTGGTGAAATCAGTCCGGGCAGCAGAAGCCAAGCTGGGCATGGACACGACCGACTTGGCCGCTGCCGTCGCCCGCTATGGCTACAAGCTGATGGCCTATAAGGACGAGTATGAGGTTGCCCGGCTATACAGCGACGGCCGCTTCCTGGCCCAGCTGAACGAGCGGTTTGAGGGTGACTTCGCACTGAACTTCCACCTGGCCCCGCCCATGATCGCCCCCCGTGATGAGCGGACGGGCGAGATGAAGAAGGTAAGCTTTGGTCCCTGGATGCTGCGTGCCTTTGGCCTGCTGAAGCACTTCAAAGGCCTTCGTGGCACCCGCTTCGACCCGTTCGGCAAAACCGAGGAACGGAAGATGGAGCGGCAGCTGATCGCAGACTATGAGCAGCTGATGGAAGGCCTGGTCGACCGCCTGACCCCGCAGAACCATCATCTGGCCGTCGATATCGCCAGCATCCCAGAGATGATCCGTGGCTATGGCCATGTG
- a CDS encoding M3 family oligoendopeptidase — MFGQTTIPHQPDGATAANMDADLPSWDLNDLYPGMESGELAKDLDRMEAAAQQFHEEFKGKIAGLDGAALAHAIEAYEDIDETLSRIMSFAHLTYAGDMTDPEIGRFYQSMQERVTTISTPLLFFTLEINKIEEDAMDAKLKDPALQGYASWLRDIRVFRPHQLDDEIERMLHERHVVGRSAWTRLFDETVAGLRFPFRGEELTSSEILNLMSDPDADKRKDAAKSVGQVFGDNIRVFTLITNTLAKEKQIDDGWRSYATPVSARNLGNYVEDEVVEALSSAVTAAYPKLSHRYYAMKAKWLGDEKLAYWDRNAPLPDDVDREITWPEATKIVLDAYGQFSPELADVGRKFFDNAWIDVPPRPGKSPGAFAHPTVPSAHPYLLLNYHGKVRDVMTLAHELGHGVHQVLAGSQGHLQASTPLTLAETASVFGEMLTFRSLLDAETDPKAKRILLAGKVEDMLNTVVRQIAFFEFEKRLHNARQKQELTAEEIGKIWMDVQTESLGPALQFEDEYQHFWAYIPHFIHSPFYVYAYAFGDCLVNALYAVYQDADEGFAERYMDMLRAGGTKRHKELLAPFGLDATDPAFWNKGLDIIASMIDELEAVA, encoded by the coding sequence ATGTTTGGCCAGACCACAATTCCCCACCAACCCGATGGTGCAACCGCAGCCAATATGGATGCCGACCTGCCGAGCTGGGATCTCAATGATCTCTACCCTGGTATGGAGTCCGGTGAGCTCGCCAAAGATCTGGACCGGATGGAGGCAGCAGCCCAGCAATTCCATGAGGAGTTTAAGGGTAAGATTGCTGGCCTAGACGGTGCCGCCCTAGCCCATGCGATTGAGGCTTACGAAGATATTGATGAGACGCTCTCGCGGATCATGAGCTTTGCCCATCTGACCTATGCCGGTGATATGACCGACCCAGAGATTGGTCGGTTTTATCAATCCATGCAGGAGCGGGTGACCACCATCTCAACCCCATTGCTGTTCTTTACGCTTGAGATCAACAAGATCGAAGAAGATGCAATGGATGCAAAGCTGAAGGACCCGGCGCTTCAGGGGTACGCCAGCTGGCTGCGCGATATCCGTGTCTTCCGCCCGCACCAGCTTGATGATGAAATTGAGCGCATGCTGCATGAACGGCATGTGGTTGGGCGCTCTGCCTGGACCAGGCTGTTTGATGAGACGGTTGCCGGTCTGCGCTTCCCGTTCCGGGGCGAGGAGCTGACCTCCAGTGAGATCCTCAACCTGATGAGCGACCCTGACGCGGATAAGCGTAAGGATGCGGCGAAGTCTGTGGGGCAGGTTTTCGGCGACAACATTCGCGTCTTCACCCTGATCACCAACACACTGGCGAAGGAAAAGCAGATCGATGATGGCTGGCGGAGCTATGCCACCCCGGTCTCTGCCCGCAACCTCGGTAACTATGTTGAGGATGAGGTGGTTGAGGCCTTGAGCAGTGCGGTGACCGCTGCCTATCCCAAGCTGTCCCACCGCTACTATGCGATGAAGGCAAAGTGGCTAGGTGATGAGAAACTGGCCTATTGGGATCGCAATGCGCCGCTGCCCGATGATGTGGACCGTGAGATCACTTGGCCCGAGGCAACTAAGATTGTCCTTGATGCCTATGGTCAGTTCTCACCAGAGCTGGCCGATGTGGGGCGGAAGTTCTTCGACAACGCCTGGATTGATGTGCCGCCGCGCCCGGGTAAGTCACCCGGTGCCTTCGCACATCCGACGGTGCCGAGCGCGCATCCCTATTTGCTGCTGAACTATCACGGCAAGGTTCGGGATGTGATGACCCTTGCCCATGAGTTAGGCCATGGCGTGCACCAGGTGCTGGCGGGCAGCCAGGGCCACCTTCAGGCATCAACACCGCTAACCCTGGCTGAAACCGCCAGCGTGTTCGGTGAGATGCTGACCTTCCGATCCCTGCTTGATGCCGAAACCGATCCGAAGGCAAAGCGCATCCTGCTGGCTGGCAAGGTTGAAGACATGCTGAACACCGTTGTGCGCCAGATCGCGTTCTTCGAGTTTGAGAAGCGCCTGCACAACGCCCGGCAGAAGCAGGAGCTGACCGCAGAGGAGATCGGCAAGATCTGGATGGATGTACAGACTGAGAGCCTAGGCCCGGCGCTGCAGTTTGAGGATGAGTACCAGCATTTCTGGGCCTATATCCCGCACTTCATCCACTCGCCCTTCTATGTCTATGCCTATGCCTTCGGCGATTGCCTGGTGAACGCACTCTATGCCGTATACCAAGATGCGGATGAGGGGTTTGCCGAGCGATATATGGACATGCTGCGTGCCGGTGGCACCAAGCGGCATAAAGAGCTGCTGGCGCCATTTGGCCTCGACGCCACTGATCCAGCGTTCTGGAACAAGGGTCTGGATATCATCGCCAGCATGATCGACGAGCTTGAGGCTGTCGCCTAA
- a CDS encoding AarF/ABC1/UbiB kinase family protein: protein MSDNEENTLAGRVARYARVSGAMGGIAARMAGERYLGLKVERGKAAEDLKSALGGLKGPLMKVAQLLATIPDAVPKEYVHELSQLQSNAPAMGWPFVKRRMANELGPKWQSRFGEFEKEACAAASLGQVHRATTPDGEALACKLQYPDMQSAVEADLKQLKLILGIFERSDKAISTKQIHAEISERLREELDYTREAKHMAMYRDVFADDDRVFVPDVHHDLTTKRLLTMSWLEGDRILNFVDSHEELRNKLAMNMFYTWYIPFYNYGLIHGDPHLGNYQVREDGSINLLDFGCIRVFPAHFVRGVIDLYNALKDDDPDLAVHAYETWGFENLTKELIDVLNIWANFIYAPILEDRTRLIEETNSGMYGRETARKVHMALREVGGVEVPREFVFMDRAAIGLGSVFLHLKANINWYELFQSVIKDFDEDSLRQRQSQLLAANDLPPVEAA from the coding sequence ATGAGCGATAATGAAGAGAACACCCTAGCCGGGCGCGTTGCCCGCTACGCCCGCGTTTCTGGTGCCATGGGCGGTATCGCTGCCCGGATGGCGGGTGAACGGTATCTAGGACTCAAGGTTGAGCGTGGGAAAGCAGCAGAGGACTTAAAGTCAGCGCTGGGTGGCCTGAAAGGCCCGCTGATGAAGGTGGCGCAGCTGCTCGCCACCATTCCGGATGCCGTGCCGAAGGAATATGTGCACGAGCTCTCGCAGCTACAGTCCAACGCGCCCGCCATGGGCTGGCCGTTTGTTAAGCGCCGGATGGCCAATGAGTTAGGGCCGAAATGGCAATCCCGTTTTGGTGAGTTTGAGAAAGAGGCCTGCGCCGCCGCCTCGTTGGGCCAGGTGCACCGCGCCACCACGCCGGATGGCGAAGCCTTGGCGTGTAAGCTCCAATATCCCGACATGCAGTCAGCGGTTGAGGCTGACTTGAAGCAGCTAAAGCTTATCCTCGGCATTTTTGAGCGCTCAGATAAGGCGATTTCAACCAAGCAAATCCATGCTGAGATTTCTGAGCGCCTGCGTGAAGAGTTGGATTACACCCGTGAGGCCAAGCATATGGCCATGTATCGCGATGTGTTTGCCGATGACGACCGAGTGTTTGTTCCCGACGTCCACCACGATTTGACCACCAAGCGCCTCCTAACCATGAGCTGGCTTGAGGGCGATCGGATCCTAAACTTCGTCGATAGTCATGAAGAGCTGCGCAACAAGCTCGCCATGAACATGTTCTACACTTGGTACATCCCGTTTTATAATTACGGGCTGATCCATGGTGACCCCCATCTGGGTAACTACCAGGTGCGCGAGGATGGCTCGATCAACCTGCTCGATTTCGGCTGTATCCGGGTCTTCCCGGCGCATTTCGTGCGTGGTGTCATCGACCTCTACAACGCCTTGAAGGATGATGATCCGGATCTCGCGGTCCATGCCTATGAGACTTGGGGCTTTGAGAACCTGACCAAAGAGCTGATCGACGTCCTCAATATCTGGGCAAACTTTATCTATGCCCCAATTCTTGAGGATCGTACGCGGCTGATTGAGGAAACCAACTCCGGCATGTATGGCCGGGAAACGGCACGGAAGGTTCATATGGCCTTGCGTGAGGTTGGTGGTGTCGAGGTGCCCCGCGAGTTTGTCTTTATGGACCGGGCGGCAATCGGCCTTGGATCAGTGTTTCTGCACCTTAAGGCCAATATCAATTGGTATGAGCTGTTTCAGAGCGTGATCAAAGATTTCGATGAAGACAGCTTGCGTCAGCGCCAGTCGCAACTGCTTGCGGCAAATGATCTGCCACCGGTTGAAGCGGCCTGA
- a CDS encoding Re/Si-specific NAD(P)(+) transhydrogenase subunit alpha, which produces MKLAVPLERRPHERRVAASPDTVKKLVGMGLDVVIETGAGKGASITDEQYTTAGAKIAKDAKETYKDAKIVLKVQKPLMAGEGDLDEVALIPKGAVLIAGLNPYQSADDIAAYAKAGINALALELVPRITRAQAMDVLSSQSNLAGYKSVLDAAAEYGRAMPMMMTAAGTVAPARVLVMGAGVAGLQAIATARRLGAVVTASDVRLAAKEQVESLGATFLMVEGMEDMETAGGYAKEAGDDFKKRQAEAVHNALKKTDIAICTALIPGRPAPRLITKAMVDDMKPGSVIIDLAVEQGGNCEGSKPGEVVETANGVKIVGHINVPSRLAADASALFAKNLLSLLGLVVADEGKAIKLDREDEIIAGCLLTENGSIVHEQFKGATGSSTAKKTTTRKPAAKKTTAAKTTTRKLAAKKPATTKAAAAKPDGAANDTASKDDKQS; this is translated from the coding sequence ATGAAATTGGCAGTGCCGCTAGAGCGGCGCCCCCATGAGCGCCGTGTTGCGGCGTCCCCAGACACGGTTAAGAAGCTGGTCGGAATGGGCCTCGATGTAGTCATCGAGACCGGTGCCGGTAAAGGTGCGTCGATCACCGATGAGCAGTACACAACCGCCGGCGCCAAGATCGCTAAAGATGCGAAGGAAACCTATAAGGACGCCAAGATCGTCTTGAAGGTGCAGAAGCCCTTGATGGCTGGCGAAGGTGATTTGGATGAGGTTGCCTTGATCCCTAAGGGCGCCGTGCTGATCGCGGGTTTGAACCCCTACCAGTCAGCCGATGATATCGCTGCCTATGCCAAGGCTGGGATCAACGCACTCGCGCTGGAGCTTGTGCCACGGATCACCCGGGCCCAGGCGATGGATGTTCTGTCCTCCCAATCCAACCTGGCTGGTTATAAGTCTGTCTTGGATGCCGCTGCCGAATATGGCCGGGCCATGCCAATGATGATGACCGCGGCCGGTACCGTGGCGCCAGCCCGCGTGCTGGTCATGGGTGCAGGCGTTGCCGGTCTTCAGGCCATCGCAACAGCGCGTCGCCTTGGTGCCGTTGTGACCGCCTCTGATGTCCGACTTGCCGCGAAAGAGCAGGTTGAGAGCCTTGGTGCCACCTTCCTGATGGTTGAGGGCATGGAGGATATGGAGACCGCTGGCGGTTACGCGAAAGAAGCCGGTGACGACTTCAAAAAGCGCCAGGCTGAGGCCGTTCACAACGCGCTTAAGAAAACCGATATCGCTATTTGTACCGCTCTGATCCCTGGTCGTCCGGCCCCGCGCCTGATCACCAAAGCCATGGTCGACGATATGAAGCCGGGGTCGGTGATCATCGATCTGGCCGTTGAGCAAGGCGGTAACTGTGAAGGCTCCAAGCCGGGTGAGGTGGTTGAGACGGCAAACGGCGTGAAGATCGTTGGCCATATCAATGTGCCATCACGTTTGGCGGCTGATGCCTCGGCCCTGTTCGCTAAAAACCTGTTGAGCCTGCTTGGTCTCGTCGTGGCCGATGAGGGCAAGGCGATTAAACTCGACCGCGAGGACGAGATCATTGCCGGCTGCCTGCTGACCGAGAATGGCAGCATCGTCCATGAGCAGTTTAAGGGCGCCACCGGCTCCTCAACCGCGAAGAAGACGACCACGCGTAAGCCGGCGGCCAAGAAAACCACGGCCGCTAAGACCACGACGCGTAAGCTGGCAGCTAAGAAGCCAGCAACCACCAAAGCGGCAGCGGCCAAGCCTGACGGCGCGGCCAACGACACCGCGAGCAAGGATGACAAGCAATCATGA
- a CDS encoding NAD(P) transhydrogenase subunit alpha: MAAPSAPQIDAQGELDIVRRALDAAQTRLNEIEANVATQMGDVAHAGMEAATAAAAHGGGHGDGFFITALTVLVLACFVGYYVVWSVTPALHSPLMAVTNAVSSVIIVGALIAAGPEGMSFAKVMGFFAVILASVNIFGGFIVTHRMLSMFKKKQS; encoded by the coding sequence GTGGCCGCTCCAAGCGCGCCGCAAATTGATGCACAGGGTGAGTTGGACATCGTCCGCCGCGCCCTTGATGCCGCCCAAACCCGCCTGAATGAGATTGAGGCCAATGTTGCCACCCAAATGGGCGATGTTGCCCATGCCGGTATGGAAGCGGCAACCGCCGCAGCTGCCCATGGTGGTGGCCACGGCGATGGGTTCTTTATCACCGCGCTGACCGTCCTCGTTCTGGCCTGTTTCGTTGGCTATTACGTGGTTTGGTCCGTGACCCCAGCGCTGCACTCGCCTTTGATGGCGGTGACCAATGCGGTGTCATCGGTGATCATCGTCGGCGCTCTGATCGCCGCCGGTCCTGAGGGGATGAGCTTTGCCAAGGTGATGGGCTTCTTTGCCGTTATTCTCGCCTCGGTGAACATATTTGGTGGGTTTATCGTGACCCACCGAATGCTCTCCATGTTCAAGAAAAAACAAAGTTAA
- a CDS encoding NAD(P)(+) transhydrogenase (Re/Si-specific) subunit beta, translating to METFAGLAYIVASVLFIMAIRGLSHPETARRGNQFGIAGMAVAVGTTLMLPGVVSFWMIIIGVAIGGAIGTVIAKRIDMTALPQLVAAFHSLVGLAAVFVAMAAYYAPEAYGIGERGNIALASLIEMALGTAIGAITFTGSIVAFAKLQGLVSGKPVVFPGQHPLNAALGLALIALIAVMASANSDVXFWAIILIALALGVLLIIPIGGADMPVVVSMLNSYSGWAAAGIGFTLGNTLLIIVGALVGSSGAILSYIMCKGMNRSFFNVILGGFGGEAAAGGGADDMDRTFKQGSADDAAFIMKNAGKVIIVPGYGMAVAQAQHTLREMADILKAEGVDVKYAIHPVAGRMPGHMNVLLAEANVPYDEVFELEDINRDFGQADVAFVIGANDVTNPAAKTDTSSPIYGMPILDVEKAKTVLFVKRSMGSGYAGVENPLFFADNTMMLLADAKKMSEDIVKAME from the coding sequence ATGGAAACCTTTGCAGGCCTAGCCTACATCGTCGCCTCGGTATTGTTCATCATGGCCATCCGGGGCCTATCCCACCCAGAAACAGCCCGTCGCGGTAACCAGTTTGGTATCGCCGGTATGGCGGTTGCCGTTGGCACCACGCTGATGCTGCCTGGTGTGGTCTCGTTCTGGATGATCATTATTGGCGTCGCCATTGGTGGTGCCATCGGTACCGTGATCGCCAAGCGCATCGACATGACGGCGCTACCGCAGCTTGTCGCTGCCTTCCACTCGCTGGTTGGTTTGGCCGCTGTTTTCGTCGCCATGGCCGCCTATTACGCGCCGGAAGCCTATGGCATCGGTGAGCGAGGCAATATCGCCCTCGCCAGCCTGATCGAAATGGCTCTCGGTACCGCGATTGGTGCCATTACCTTCACCGGTTCGATTGTCGCCTTTGCCAAGCTGCAGGGGCTCGTCTCCGGTAAGCCGGTGGTGTTCCCCGGTCAGCACCCGCTGAACGCGGCACTTGGTCTGGCCTTGATCGCGTTGATCGCTGTGATGGCCTCGGCCAATTCTGATGTCGNTTTCTGGGCGATTATCCTGATTGCGCTGGCCCTCGGTGTGCTGCTGATCATCCCAATCGGTGGTGCGGATATGCCGGTGGTTGTCTCGATGCTGAACAGCTACTCCGGTTGGGCTGCTGCTGGTATCGGCTTCACCCTCGGCAATACGCTGCTGATTATCGTTGGTGCGCTGGTTGGCTCCTCTGGTGCGATCCTGTCCTACATCATGTGTAAGGGCATGAACCGTTCCTTCTTCAACGTGATCCTTGGTGGCTTCGGTGGTGAAGCGGCCGCGGGTGGCGGTGCCGATGATATGGACCGGACCTTCAAACAGGGGTCGGCTGATGATGCCGCCTTCATCATGAAGAACGCCGGTAAAGTCATTATCGTGCCTGGCTACGGTATGGCCGTCGCCCAGGCACAGCACACGCTGCGTGAGATGGCGGATATCCTTAAGGCTGAGGGTGTGGACGTGAAATACGCGATCCACCCTGTCGCTGGCCGGATGCCGGGTCACATGAACGTCCTTCTAGCAGAAGCGAACGTTCCTTATGATGAGGTGTTCGAGCTTGAGGATATCAACCGCGACTTCGGTCAGGCGGATGTGGCCTTCGTGATTGGCGCCAATGACGTGACCAACCCGGCCGCCAAAACCGATACCTCCTCACCGATCTACGGCATGCCAATCCTGGATGTTGAGAAAGCGAAGACCGTGCTCTTCGTTAAACGCTCCATGGGTTCCGGTTATGCGGGGGTTGAGAACCCACTCTTCTTTGCTGACAACACGATGATGTTGCTCGCCGATGCGAAGAAGATGTCCGAGGACATCGTGAAGGCGATGGAATAA